From the genome of Bordetella sp. H567, one region includes:
- a CDS encoding CsbD family protein encodes MLEKTEGTAQKWAGKAQDAIGEMAGDAGTQLKGKARELAGRTQESYGDALNMVRECASNNPLATVAVAVGAGVLLGALLSSRR; translated from the coding sequence ATGCTGGAAAAGACTGAAGGAACCGCACAGAAATGGGCTGGCAAGGCGCAAGACGCCATTGGCGAAATGGCCGGCGATGCCGGCACCCAGCTCAAGGGCAAGGCCCGCGAGTTGGCCGGCCGCACCCAGGAGTCCTATGGGGACGCATTGAATATGGTGCGTGAATGCGCCTCGAATAACCCGCTGGCTACCGTCGCAGTGGCCGTCGGCGCCGGGGTTCTGCTGGGCGCCCTGCTTTCGTCGCGGCGCTGA
- a CDS encoding amidohydrolase family protein, giving the protein MTDLEGSFLLPGLWDVHIHPDYHPLSTMPLPDQTALFGHRLRSAMFDSGIMGFRCAGSHNYMDVAWRNAFDSGQFVGPRLFAAGYFLTTTGGHFLTSGHALECDGPYGFVKAIREGIKNGVDHIKLNLSGGIIGPKWDLHTQSFYLDEELRAAFDICKTRGFKIMAHATHPGVVKEAIRLGAHSIEHGYIMDDECIELLLKHDVWLVPTLAISQLTPSQATNRWESMFATGRGWSHALCCRAEAAAPVHAEWFQKALKAGVKMALGSDIRPLKDAALLEMGLWTRNGASPWQTLQAATRHGAAICGVGDELGTIEVGKTADMIVVKDDPLKDINNVRTLELVIKNGKIISDKRTGDQVTDA; this is encoded by the coding sequence GTGACCGACCTGGAAGGTTCCTTCCTGCTGCCCGGGCTATGGGATGTACACATACACCCAGACTACCATCCCCTTTCCACGATGCCCTTGCCGGATCAAACGGCATTGTTCGGGCATAGGCTGCGATCGGCAATGTTCGACTCCGGCATCATGGGGTTTCGATGCGCCGGCTCGCACAACTACATGGACGTGGCATGGCGCAATGCCTTCGATTCGGGCCAGTTCGTCGGTCCGCGCTTGTTCGCCGCCGGCTATTTCCTGACCACGACGGGCGGACACTTTCTCACTTCCGGCCACGCGCTTGAATGCGATGGGCCCTATGGTTTCGTCAAGGCAATACGAGAGGGGATAAAAAACGGCGTCGACCATATCAAGTTGAACTTGTCCGGGGGGATCATTGGCCCCAAATGGGATCTGCACACGCAGTCCTTCTACCTGGACGAAGAGCTTCGGGCGGCCTTTGATATCTGCAAAACCCGCGGCTTCAAGATCATGGCGCACGCAACGCATCCGGGCGTCGTCAAGGAGGCGATACGACTGGGCGCGCACAGTATCGAGCATGGATACATCATGGACGACGAATGTATCGAACTGCTGCTCAAGCACGATGTCTGGCTGGTGCCGACGCTGGCCATCAGCCAATTGACACCGAGTCAGGCCACGAATAGATGGGAGTCGATGTTCGCCACCGGCCGTGGCTGGTCCCATGCGCTATGCTGCCGCGCGGAGGCGGCCGCGCCCGTGCACGCCGAGTGGTTCCAGAAGGCGCTCAAGGCGGGGGTGAAAATGGCCTTGGGCTCCGATATCCGGCCATTGAAGGATGCGGCGCTTCTGGAAATGGGCTTGTGGACCAGAAACGGCGCGTCGCCGTGGCAAACGCTGCAGGCGGCAACCAGGCATGGCGCCGCCATCTGCGGCGTCGGTGACGAACTGGGCACTATCGAGGTCGGCAAGACGGCCGACATGATCGTGGTGAAAGACGATCCGCTGAAAGATATCAACAATGTGCGCACGCTGGAGCTCGTCATAAAAAATGGCAAGATCATCAGCGACAAGCGCACCGGCGACCAGGTCACCGATGCATGA
- a CDS encoding nuclear transport factor 2 family protein — MTDQAAIQDLILQNALKELVVDYWRDVDANDATRALEYYTEDCVYLMCGHRMEGRAAIGAYYEYRRRRGTPRLVRHLVANLRARAAGADRGVVEGSMVVYADDGRPVLPSAPPILVADISADCVRGIDTKWRFQLFKIVPLFQGGADMLVPPAA; from the coding sequence GTGACGGACCAGGCCGCCATCCAGGACCTCATCCTGCAGAATGCGCTCAAGGAGCTCGTCGTTGACTATTGGCGCGACGTCGATGCCAACGACGCAACCCGGGCGCTGGAGTATTACACCGAAGATTGCGTCTATCTGATGTGCGGCCACCGCATGGAAGGCCGCGCCGCAATCGGCGCGTACTACGAATATCGACGCCGGCGAGGCACGCCGCGCCTGGTGCGGCATCTCGTTGCCAATCTGCGCGCTCGCGCGGCTGGCGCGGATCGAGGCGTCGTCGAAGGATCCATGGTCGTCTACGCCGACGATGGACGGCCCGTATTGCCGTCGGCGCCTCCGATCCTGGTGGCGGATATTTCGGCGGACTGCGTACGCGGCATCGACACGAAGTGGCGATTCCAGCTGTTCAAGATCGTGCCGCTGTTTCAGGGAGGCGCGGATATGCTGGTCCCCCCTGCCGCCTGA
- a CDS encoding Bug family tripartite tricarboxylate transporter substrate binding protein — protein MFENLFKLVLMAGLSVVTSAATAAETYPARPVRMVVAYPAGGTTDIAARILAKALSERMKGSFVVENRAGGGGVIGAGMVVNSPPDGYTLLFAASPELSIAKATKKDVPYDAEKDFAPVAMIGQVPFVLVVSKDFPPNTVRELIAYAKAHPGAVNFSSYGSGTSNHLAAERLNLQAGIKMTHVPYRGSAPSLTDLMGGQIQVTLDAVPAVLPLIQSGKVKALAIATPQRSALLPDVPTMTESGLPGFVGGTWFALVAPKGTPAAVVQVLSQATIASLNDPALKKDLEMRGLVLDPQPPEYLARFLAAESAKSQQVVTRIGLQPQ, from the coding sequence GTGTTTGAAAACTTATTCAAGCTGGTGCTGATGGCGGGTCTGTCCGTGGTCACGAGCGCGGCGACGGCCGCGGAAACGTATCCGGCGCGGCCCGTACGCATGGTGGTGGCCTATCCCGCGGGCGGCACTACCGATATCGCCGCCCGCATACTGGCCAAGGCGCTGAGCGAGCGCATGAAGGGCAGTTTTGTCGTGGAAAACCGCGCCGGCGGCGGCGGCGTGATCGGCGCGGGGATGGTGGTTAACTCGCCGCCCGATGGCTACACCCTGCTTTTCGCTGCTTCGCCCGAGCTGTCGATCGCCAAGGCGACAAAGAAGGACGTGCCGTACGACGCCGAGAAGGATTTCGCACCGGTCGCCATGATCGGGCAAGTGCCGTTCGTGCTGGTCGTGAGCAAGGATTTCCCGCCCAACACTGTGCGGGAATTGATCGCCTACGCCAAGGCGCATCCCGGGGCGGTCAATTTCTCGTCTTACGGCAGCGGCACATCCAACCATCTTGCGGCGGAGCGGCTGAATCTGCAGGCGGGCATCAAGATGACACATGTGCCTTATCGCGGCAGCGCACCTTCGCTGACGGACCTGATGGGGGGCCAGATCCAGGTTACGCTGGACGCCGTTCCGGCGGTTCTCCCGCTGATCCAGTCGGGCAAGGTCAAGGCGCTGGCGATAGCGACACCCCAACGTTCGGCGCTGCTGCCCGATGTCCCGACCATGACGGAAAGCGGTCTGCCCGGATTCGTCGGCGGCACCTGGTTCGCCCTGGTGGCGCCCAAGGGCACGCCCGCCGCGGTGGTACAGGTCTTGTCGCAAGCGACCATTGCGTCATTGAACGATCCGGCCCTGAAGAAGGACCTCGAAATGCGCGGCCTGGTCCTTGACCCTCAGCCGCCGGAATACCTGGCCAGATTCCTGGCCGCCGAATCGGCGAAGTCGCAGCAGGTCGTCACCAGGATCGGCTTGCAGCCGCAATAA
- a CDS encoding CaiB/BaiF CoA transferase family protein, producing the protein MTDTQTAATSADMAMPLAGIRVVDLTSAVVGPYCTQVLADYGAEVIKVEEKSGDVIRWISGRSRTPGMSGKFMHMNRNKRSISLDLKQPGGREALLTLVDTADVFLHNMRNAAVSRLGVDADTLMARRPNLLYCGIAGFGSDGRYAGRPAYDSILQGGTALASLLSGADGEPRYVPYVVIDRTAALMVAHAILAALFARERDGRGRVIEVPMFESYAGLLLSEHLYGHSFEPPTDRLGDRRLLDANARPVRTRDGHVCITTNTDAQVNKFFTALGRPDLAADARFATSLSRIDHIAEFFAIRAELLAQRDTDDVVELLLAHDIPCMPCHTLESLLADPHLADVGLVYRGQHPTQGEIREIRPAIRMTGFEPAVRLPAPHIGEHTRAVLAELGYAPERIVELFGCGAAYTAPDAPSHP; encoded by the coding sequence ATGACTGACACGCAGACAGCGGCCACATCGGCCGACATGGCGATGCCCTTGGCCGGCATCCGGGTGGTGGACCTGACCTCGGCCGTGGTGGGCCCTTATTGCACCCAGGTGCTGGCGGACTACGGCGCCGAGGTCATCAAGGTGGAGGAGAAGTCGGGCGATGTCATCCGCTGGATCTCCGGGCGGTCCAGAACCCCCGGCATGTCCGGCAAGTTCATGCATATGAACCGCAACAAGCGCAGCATTTCCCTGGACCTGAAGCAGCCGGGCGGCCGCGAGGCGCTGCTGACACTGGTGGACACCGCGGACGTGTTCCTGCACAACATGCGCAACGCGGCGGTAAGCCGTCTGGGCGTGGACGCGGATACGCTCATGGCCCGCCGCCCCAACCTGCTTTACTGCGGCATTGCGGGCTTCGGCAGCGACGGCCGATATGCCGGCCGGCCCGCATACGATTCCATCCTCCAGGGCGGCACCGCCTTGGCCAGCCTGTTGTCGGGGGCGGACGGCGAGCCGCGCTACGTGCCCTATGTCGTCATCGACCGGACCGCGGCCCTGATGGTGGCGCACGCCATCCTTGCCGCGCTTTTCGCCCGCGAGCGTGACGGGCGCGGCCGCGTGATCGAAGTGCCGATGTTCGAGAGCTATGCCGGACTGCTGCTGAGCGAACACCTGTACGGCCACAGTTTCGAGCCGCCCACGGACCGCCTGGGCGATCGTCGCCTGCTGGACGCCAACGCCCGGCCCGTGCGCACCCGCGATGGCCATGTGTGCATCACGACCAACACCGATGCCCAGGTGAACAAATTCTTTACCGCGCTGGGGCGCCCCGATCTGGCGGCCGATGCGCGCTTCGCCACGTCGCTATCGCGGATCGACCATATCGCCGAATTCTTCGCCATCCGCGCCGAGCTGCTGGCGCAACGCGACACGGATGACGTGGTGGAGCTGCTCTTGGCGCACGACATCCCCTGCATGCCCTGCCACACGCTGGAGTCGCTATTGGCCGATCCGCATCTGGCCGACGTTGGCCTGGTGTACCGGGGACAGCATCCGACACAGGGCGAGATACGGGAGATCCGGCCGGCCATCCGCATGACGGGCTTCGAGCCGGCCGTGCGCCTGCCGGCCCCCCACATCGGCGAGCACACCCGTGCCGTCCTGGCCGAACTCGGCTACGCGCCCGAGCGGATAGTCGAATTGTTCGGCTGCGGAGCCGCCTACACCGCCCCCGACGCGCCATCGCACCCATAA
- a CDS encoding Bug family tripartite tricarboxylate transporter substrate binding protein: MIDLQRRRLLATAALATVIPVARAQAGFPDHPPRLIVGFAPGGGSDFIARALASEIAGPLGQPLIVENRPGAGGAIAARAAASSPPNGYTLFLGSAATFVINPVLMTGLPYDAEKDFVPVGSVARFDYVLMTRPNLPYKTVADLIAHAKQKPGELTIGSAGNGSNTHLAVAAFQQAAGIQLRHIPYKGTTPALTDLAGGNIDLLFDSVPTVLSLVKSGKVRGLATTGNTRETLLPDLPTVSEAGVPDFTASNWFAVFAPAHTPPDVVMRINAAMHRALTGEALRAQLTSTGNVPLPGSPQDLQTLVNEERASYTKLIKSSGIKID, encoded by the coding sequence ATGATCGACCTTCAGCGCCGCCGGCTCCTGGCCACTGCCGCCCTGGCGACCGTCATCCCCGTTGCGCGCGCCCAGGCCGGCTTTCCGGATCATCCACCGCGCCTGATCGTCGGTTTCGCGCCTGGCGGCGGCAGCGATTTCATCGCCCGCGCCCTGGCCTCGGAAATCGCCGGCCCCTTGGGCCAGCCGCTGATCGTCGAGAACCGCCCTGGCGCGGGCGGCGCCATCGCGGCGCGCGCGGCGGCCTCCAGCCCGCCCAACGGCTACACGCTGTTCCTGGGCAGCGCGGCGACGTTCGTCATCAACCCCGTGCTGATGACCGGCCTGCCCTACGATGCCGAAAAGGACTTCGTGCCGGTGGGATCGGTGGCGCGCTTCGACTATGTACTGATGACGCGTCCCAACCTGCCTTACAAAACGGTGGCCGACCTGATCGCGCACGCGAAACAGAAGCCGGGCGAGCTGACCATAGGCTCGGCCGGCAATGGTTCCAACACCCACCTGGCCGTCGCGGCCTTCCAGCAGGCCGCGGGCATACAGCTTCGCCACATCCCCTACAAGGGCACCACGCCCGCCCTGACGGACCTGGCGGGCGGCAACATCGATTTGCTGTTCGACTCCGTGCCCACGGTGCTCAGCCTGGTCAAATCCGGCAAGGTCAGAGGACTGGCCACGACCGGCAACACCAGGGAAACCCTGCTGCCGGACCTGCCTACGGTGAGCGAAGCCGGCGTGCCGGACTTCACCGCGAGCAACTGGTTCGCCGTCTTCGCCCCGGCCCATACACCGCCTGACGTCGTCATGCGCATCAACGCCGCCATGCACAGGGCGCTGACCGGCGAGGCGCTGCGCGCGCAATTGACGTCCACGGGCAATGTCCCCCTACCCGGCAGCCCACAGGATCTGCAGACCCTGGTGAACGAGGAGCGTGCCTCCTATACAAAACTCATCAAATCGTCAGGCATCAAGATTGACTGA
- a CDS encoding IclR family transcriptional regulator translates to MDDLSMPASVPPLRQTWTAPACAGRAGDSPTMARSYGKVIAEQTDGEPVDHLFVNSVAKCFLVLEAFNGAQRPLSLKELTRLSGLEKSAAQRLTHTLRVLGYLRQDPRTRAYVLSSRLLEFGHSALATHLVREAAEPHLRALNQATQETVNLMELDGSEIVYVLRFPSSHAVSVDLHVGSRLPVFCTAAGRAFLTWLPAEHADRLLAGPRKPMTPHTVTDPDALRAILARVKRDGYTVNDQEAFIGDISLAAPVFNRDGEIVAAINIAVPSPRWSVARAKKELVPLLLQSARRISNALAGKH, encoded by the coding sequence GTGGACGACCTCTCTATGCCGGCCTCGGTCCCGCCACTCAGGCAGACATGGACAGCACCGGCCTGTGCAGGCAGAGCGGGGGATAGTCCAACCATGGCGCGCAGTTACGGGAAAGTAATCGCGGAGCAAACCGACGGCGAGCCCGTGGATCACCTGTTCGTCAACTCGGTCGCGAAATGCTTCCTTGTCCTCGAAGCCTTCAACGGGGCGCAGCGGCCGTTGAGCCTGAAGGAGCTGACCCGGCTATCCGGCCTGGAGAAAAGCGCGGCGCAACGCCTCACGCACACCCTGCGGGTGCTGGGATACCTGCGTCAGGATCCGCGGACACGGGCCTACGTGCTGTCCTCGCGCCTGTTGGAGTTTGGCCATAGCGCGCTGGCGACGCATCTGGTTCGAGAGGCCGCCGAACCGCATCTTCGCGCCTTGAACCAGGCCACGCAGGAAACCGTCAACCTGATGGAGCTGGACGGAAGCGAGATAGTTTATGTGCTGCGCTTCCCCAGCAGCCACGCGGTAAGCGTCGATTTGCATGTGGGGTCGAGACTACCCGTGTTTTGCACGGCGGCAGGCCGCGCCTTTCTTACATGGCTGCCTGCGGAGCATGCCGATCGCCTGTTGGCCGGACCGCGCAAACCCATGACGCCGCATACCGTCACCGACCCGGATGCGTTGCGCGCCATCCTGGCGCGGGTCAAACGAGACGGATACACCGTGAACGACCAGGAAGCGTTCATTGGCGACATCTCGCTGGCCGCGCCGGTGTTCAATCGGGACGGCGAGATCGTCGCCGCCATCAACATCGCCGTTCCGTCGCCGCGCTGGAGCGTCGCGCGCGCGAAGAAGGAGCTTGTGCCATTGCTGCTGCAATCCGCGAGACGCATCAGCAATGCGCTCGCGGGTAAGCACTGA
- a CDS encoding tripartite tricarboxylate transporter substrate binding protein, whose amino-acid sequence MLAQKLTLRLGVSVIVENRPGASGLIGAEYVMRAAPDGYTLVVTSSDSTVKMLQAPNADPVGQFTSVAMLASVPVALAVGPKFKGTTLKDYVDAAKKNPGAISYASLGEGGATNYGMEAFARQAGMRLMHIPYKGTAPALTDLLSGQVDSTLLSVQTLRPYFQNGRLRGLAATGRERSAAVPDLPTFAEQGYPNFEMSLWYGINGPKGMREDVVHKLNEAIRASLAEPDFRKMLQEAAAETLAGSPQDMDEFIKTQVVRWKEMMK is encoded by the coding sequence ATGTTGGCGCAGAAGCTCACCTTGCGATTGGGCGTATCCGTCATCGTCGAGAATCGGCCCGGTGCCTCGGGTTTGATCGGCGCGGAATATGTCATGCGCGCGGCACCGGACGGCTACACGCTGGTGGTCACGTCGTCGGACAGCACCGTGAAGATGCTGCAAGCGCCCAACGCCGACCCCGTTGGCCAATTCACGTCCGTTGCGATGCTGGCGTCGGTGCCTGTCGCGCTGGCCGTGGGCCCCAAGTTCAAGGGAACCACGCTCAAGGACTACGTCGATGCCGCGAAGAAAAATCCTGGGGCGATCTCCTATGCATCGCTCGGGGAAGGAGGCGCCACCAACTACGGCATGGAAGCCTTCGCCAGGCAGGCGGGCATGCGCCTGATGCATATCCCTTACAAAGGAACGGCACCCGCCTTGACCGATCTGCTGAGCGGGCAGGTCGACTCCACCTTGCTTAGCGTGCAGACCCTGCGTCCTTACTTCCAGAACGGCCGGCTGCGCGGTCTGGCGGCCACGGGCCGCGAGAGGTCGGCAGCCGTTCCGGACCTGCCCACGTTCGCCGAACAGGGCTATCCGAATTTCGAGATGTCCCTCTGGTATGGGATCAATGGTCCCAAGGGCATGCGGGAAGACGTCGTGCACAAGCTGAACGAGGCGATCCGTGCATCGCTCGCCGAGCCGGATTTCCGGAAGATGCTCCAGGAAGCCGCCGCCGAAACGCTGGCTGGATCACCACAGGACATGGACGAATTCATCAAGACGCAGGTGGTGCGGTGGAAGGAGATGATGAAGTGA